The following coding sequences are from one Phalacrocorax carbo chromosome 13, bPhaCar2.1, whole genome shotgun sequence window:
- the SEC24C gene encoding protein transport protein Sec24C isoform X4 translates to MSVNQQAHTGPPYGQPQPGYQGYQQPVYGGQPLPGVPQSQYGAYNGPMPGYQQPVPPQGSSRAPPTSGPPPPASGASLPSGHLAYSQFGHGDVQNGIPASAAPMQRPPASQLFLPGSAPTPVSQTSTFQQYGPPPASVQQLSNHMAGMTVGSTTASAPPPAGLGYGPPTSVPPVSGSFSATGSSLYTPYTASQGSPPTSVSQGLPLAQPPFPGQPVSTQRLSTQVPGFAPPPSSTGIGPSSYPPTTGAPRPPTMPGPPLPGQTVAGPPTSQPNHVSSPPPPTTMSGLHPGPPMSGLHGPPPPTHPPQPGYQMQQNGSFGQMRGPQPNYGGAYPGTPNYGSQPGPPPPSKRLDPDSIPSPIQVIEDDRSNRGSEPFVTGVRGQVPPLVTTNFLVKDQGNASPRYIRCTSYNIPCTSDMAKQSQVPLAAVIKPLATLPPEETLPYLVDHGESGPVRCNRCKAYMCPFMQFIEGGRRFQCCFCSCVTEVPPQYFQHLDHTGKRVDFYDRPELSLGSYEFLATVDYCKNNKFPSPPAFIFMIDVSYNAVKSGLVRLICEELKSLLDYLPREGNMEESAIRVGFVTYNKVLHFYNVKSSLAQPQMMVVSDVADMFVPLLDGFLVNVNESRTVIASLLDQIPEMFADTRETEIVFAPVIQAGLEALKAAECAGKLFIFHTSLPIAEAPGKLKNRDDKKLINTDKEKTLFQPQTSFYNNLAKDCVAQGCCVDLFLFPNQYLDVATLGVVTYQTGGSIYKYAYFQLETDQDRFLNDLRRDVQKEVGFDAVMRVRTSTGIRATDFFGAFYMSNTTDVEMAGLDCDKTITVEFKHDDKLNEDSGALLQCALLYTSCAGQRRLRIHNLSLNCCTQLADLYRNCETDTLINYLAKYAYRGVLGSPVKTVRDALINQCAQILACYRKNCASPSSAGQLILPECMKLLPVYLNCVLKSDVLQPGPEVTTDDRAYIRQLVTSMDVAETNVFFYPRLLPLNKADVDSDSLPAAIRNSEERLSKGDMYLLENGLNIFVWVGVNVQQGLIQNLFGVSSFSQISNTLSTLPVLENPFSKKVRSIVDMLQVQRSRHMKLIIVKQEDKLEMLFKHFLVEDKSLSGGASYVDFLCHMHKEIRQLLS, encoded by the exons ATGAGTGTAAACCAGCAAGCTCACACAGGGCCTCCTTATGGGCAACCTCAGCCTGGATATCAGGGATACCAGCAGCCTGTCTACGGAGGACAGCCATTGCCAGGGGTTCCTCAGTCGCAATATGGAGCTTATAATGGTCCGATGCCAGGATATCAACAGCCGGTCCCTCCACAAG GTTCGTCAAGAGCCCCTCCAACATCTGGACCTCCCCCTCCAGCTTCTGGAGCATCTCTTCCTTCTGGCCACCTGGCATACAGTCAGTTTGGACATGGAGATGTGCAGAATGGGATTCCAGCCTCAGCAGCCCCAATGCAGAG GCCACCTGCTTCTCAGCTGTTTCTGCCAGGCTCTGCACCCACACCTGTCAGCCAGACATCTACGTTCCAGCAGTATGGTCCCCCACCAGCCAGTGTACAGCAGCTCAGCAATCACATGGCAGGGATGACAGTTGGCAGTACTACAGCCTCTGCTCCTCCCCCAGCTGGACTGGGCTATG GTCCCCCAACATCAGTTCCCCCAGTCTCAGGAAGCTTTAGTGCAACAGGATCTAGTCTCTACACACCTTACACTGCAAGCCAAGGATCCCCTCCTACCAGCGTGTCTCAGGGTCTTCCTTTGGCACAGCCTCCATTTCCTGGTCAACCAGTATCAACTCAGCGCCTATCTACTCAAGTCCCTGGTTTTGCCCCACCTCCCTCTTCTACAGGGATTGGACCTTCCTCTTACCCTCCTACCACAGGTGCCCCAAGGCCACCTACCATGCCAGGCCCACCACTGCCTGGGCAGACAGTTGCTGGGCCACCAACATCCCAGCCTAATCATGTATCCTCACCACCACCTCCAACAACTATGTCGGGGCTGCACCCTGGGCCTCCTATGAGCGGCCTCCATGGACCGCCTCCTCCAACTCATCCTCCTCAGCCAGGATACCAAATGCAGCAGAATG GTTCATTTGGGCAGATGAGGGGTCCCCAACCAAACTATGGAGGAGCCTATCCCGGAACACCAAATTATGGAAGTCAACCTGGACCACCACCTCCATCAAAACGCTTGGATCCAGATTCCATTCCTAGCCCT ATCCAAGTGATTGAAGATGACAGGAGTAACCGTGGGTCAGAACCATTTGTCACTGGAGTGAGAGGGCAGGTCCCACCTCTTGTTACTACAAATTTCTTGGTCAAGGAtcaag GTAATGCAAGCCCCCGCTACATAAGATGCACATCTTATAATATTCCCTGCACCTCAGATATGGCCAAACAGTCCCAAGTTCCCCTAGCTGCTGTCATAAAACCGCTGGCTACTCTACCCCCAGAGGAG ACCCTTCCTTACTTGGTAGACCATGGAGAATCCGGTCCTGTCCGATGTAATAGGTGCAAGGCTTACATGTGCCCTTTTATGCAATTCATTGAGGGTGGAAGGAGGTTCCAGTGttgtttctgcagctgtgtCACTGAGG tgccgCCTCAGTACTTCCAGCATTTGGATCATACTGGAAAGCGAGTAGACTTTTATGATCGACCTGAGTTATCACTGGGGTCTTACGAGTTTCTAGCAACAGTTGACTATTGCAAG AATAACAAGTTTCCCAGTCCacctgctttcattttcatgatTGATGTGTCTTACAATGCTGTGAAGAGTGGCTTAGTGAGACTAATATGTGAAGAATTAAAGTCACTCCTGGATTACCTGCCCAG GGAAGGCAATATGGAAGAATCAGCCATTCGAGTAGGCTTTGTCACTTACAACAAAGTGTTACACTTCTATAACGTGAAGAGCTCCCTGGCACAGCCACAAATGATGGTTGTCTCAGATGTAGCAGATATGTTTGTGCCACTCCTTGATGGTTTTCTGGTGAATGTGAACGAGTCCAGGACGGTTATTGCCAG TTTGCTGGATCAGATTCCAGAAATGTTTGCAGAcacaagagaaacagaaattgtttttgCACCTGTGATTCAAGCAGGGCTGGAGGCGCTGAAG gcagctgagtGTGCTGGCAAGCTCTTCATCTTCCACACCTCTCTGCCCATTGCAGAGGCCCCAGGAAAGTTAAAGAACAGGGATGATAAGAAACTGATCAACACAGATAAGGAAAAG ACTTTGTTTCAACCACAAACAAGCTTTTACAACAACTTGGCGAAGGACTGCGTGGCCCAGGGCTGCTGTGTGGATCTGTTCCTATTTCCAAACCAGTATTTGGATGTGGCGACACTGGGTGTAGTAACTTACCAGACAGGAGGGTCCATTTATAAATATGCGTATTTCCAG CTGGAGACAGACCAGGATAGGTTCCTGAATGACTTGAGAAGAGATGTCCAGAAGGAAGTGGGTTTTGATGCTGTAATGAGAGTCCGCACAAGCACAG gTATTCGAGCAACTGACTTTTTTGGAGCTTTCTATATGAGCAATACAACTGATGTAGAGATGGCAGGTTTGGACTGTGATAAAACAATCACGGTGGAATTCAAGCACGATGACAAACTGAATGAAGACAGTGGTGCGCTCCTTCAG TGTGCCCTGTTGTATACAAGTTGCGCAGGACAGAGACGACTCCGCATTCACAACCTCTCCTTAAACTGTTGCACGCAGCTTGCTGATCTCTATCGAAACTGTGAGACAGACACGCTCATCAATTACTTGGCTAAATATG cATATCGTGGAGTTCTGGGTAGTCCAGTAAAGACTGTACGAGATGCACTGATCAACCAGTGTGCCCAGATCCTAGCTTGCTATCGAAAGAATTGTGCTAGTCCCTCTTCTGCTGGTCAG CTCATCCTTCCTGAATGCATGAAGTTGCTTCCTGTGTACTTGAATTGTGTGTTGAAGAGTGACGTCCTTCAGCCTGGTCCAGAGGTCACAACAGATGACCGTGCCTACATCCGTCAGTTAGTCACATCCATGGATGTGgcagaaacaaatgttttcttctatcCCAGGCTTTTGCCCCTG aacaaagcagatGTTGACAGTGACTCCTTGCCAGCAGCAATCCGGAACTCAGAGGAACGTCTCTCCAAGGGTGACATGTACCTGCTGGAGAATGGGCTGAACATCTTTGTTTGGGTGGGAGTCAATGTGCAGCAAGGCCTGATCCAGAACCTCTTTGGAGTGTCATCATTCAGTCAAATTAGCAACACCTTG AGTACCCTGCCTGTCTTGGAAAACCCCTTTTCAAAGAAAGTACGATCTATTGTTGACATGCTTCAAGTGCAGAGATCCCGCCACATGAAG ttAATAATTGTGAAGCAAGAAGATAAGCTGGAAATGCTGTTCAAACACTTCCTAGTGGAGGACAAGAGCCTGAGTGGGGGGGCTTCATATGTGGACTTCCTGTGTCACATGCACAAGGAGATTCGGCAACTACTGAGCTAG